AGCGCGATGCGGATGGTCGTCGGCTCGAAGCCCTCGACCGACTGGACGTAGTGCTGGATGGGCGCCTGCGGGCGGTCGGGTGCGGCACTCACGAGGGTCGCGTCGTCGAGGGCGTCGAGGGGCGGGGTGTGGTCGGCGGGCAGGTGGCCCAGCAGCGGCTCGAAGGCGTCGAGGCTGTCGAGGGCGCGCTCGTGGCGGGCCTGCTCGGCGGCGACCAGTCGCCCCACCGCGGTCAGGCGGTAGGTGCCCGAGACCTTCTCCACCCAGCCCCGGTCGACCATCTCGCCGAGGTTCCGCTGGACGCTCCGGTGGGCGATGCCGGTCGCCTCCGCGAGGTCGGCGGGTGTCCCACCCCCGTCGGCGTCGTCGAGGGCCGACAGGAGTCGCACCCGGCTGGGCGACCCGGCGAGGAAGGCGGCGTGGTCCTGTGGCATATCTCGGCATCTGTCGGCGAACAGGGTAAATCCCCGCGCTACCGGCGCAGCCACCGCCCCAGCACGAGCAGCGGGAGCCA
This window of the Haloarchaeobius amylolyticus genome carries:
- a CDS encoding helix-turn-helix transcriptional regulator, with product MPQDHAAFLAGSPSRVRLLSALDDADGGGTPADLAEATGIAHRSVQRNLGEMVDRGWVEKVSGTYRLTAVGRLVAAEQARHERALDSLDAFEPLLGHLPADHTPPLDALDDATLVSAAPDRPQAPIQHYVQSVEGFEPTTIRIALPVLSRLFHRVHGELALDGAHTELVLGEETMARAADLNPLEFAALRRVSIIDLYVSDEPVGCGVTVGDDRAVVGAYDDDGNMRACAAGDGRFHDWATDLYRRYREAARPLDETDI